The Shewanella sp. NFH-SH190041 genome has a window encoding:
- a CDS encoding alpha/beta hydrolase family protein, translating into MKKQTLLLAMGLAATSAQASEPKPFTVQDLLALNKQHSMAVSHSGNTLVYGLTVKQADGSSESELYRLDLSRPDAQPVRLTGIAGTEHAVSFAPDDSAIYFLAARQGSTQLYRMPLTGGEALQISDLPLDIDGYKLSKDGQQVALQLRVFPECDTLTCSADKFTQQAEQPNRGREYDKLMVRHWDTWHDHARNHLFVAPINGTKLGKAVDVTAGLDTETPPKPFSGMEEVTFTPDSKHLVYTAKEPGPDQAWITNYDLWQVPVTGGKAVNLTADNLAWDAHATFSADGRYMAYLAMKCPGFEADRFGIILRDTVTGQEKEVAPLWDRSAHSLQFGSDNRTLYVTAQDVGQVSIFAINTQFGDVKPIYNDGSNSVIAVTDDNILFSHKSLVEPGDVYAIDKDGHNLKRLTNTNKEKLAAIKFGEFEQFSFKGWNNETVYGYWLKPANFEAGKKYPLAYLVHGGPQGSFGNGFSHRWNPQLWAGAGYGVVMVDFHGSTGYGQAFTDSITQDWGGKPLEDLQKGLAAIGEQQKWIDVNNACALGGSYGGYMMNWIQGNWPDGFKCLVNHAGLFDMRSMYYVTEELWFPEFEFGGQYKDNKALYEKFNPVNYVENWQTPMLVIHGEKDFRVPYGQGLAAFTYMQRNNIPSKLLMYPMENHWILTGDNLEQWYANVLGWLERWTGLAAK; encoded by the coding sequence ATGAAAAAACAGACATTATTGCTGGCCATGGGGCTAGCTGCGACTTCTGCCCAAGCTTCTGAGCCAAAGCCTTTCACTGTGCAGGATCTATTAGCACTTAATAAACAGCATTCCATGGCAGTATCCCACAGTGGGAATACCTTGGTATACGGATTAACGGTGAAACAGGCCGATGGTAGTTCGGAGTCGGAATTATACCGACTGGACCTTTCTCGACCAGATGCGCAGCCTGTACGTTTGACGGGGATTGCCGGTACTGAGCACGCTGTTAGTTTTGCACCGGATGATAGCGCTATCTACTTTCTCGCCGCGCGGCAAGGTTCAACTCAGTTGTACCGCATGCCATTAACTGGCGGTGAAGCATTGCAAATCAGTGATCTGCCACTGGATATTGATGGCTATAAACTGTCAAAAGATGGCCAGCAGGTCGCGTTGCAACTTAGGGTATTTCCTGAATGTGACACCTTGACTTGCTCTGCGGATAAATTTACCCAGCAAGCGGAACAGCCTAACCGTGGTCGGGAATATGACAAGTTGATGGTGCGTCATTGGGACACTTGGCATGATCATGCGCGCAATCATCTGTTTGTTGCACCCATTAATGGCACAAAGTTAGGCAAAGCTGTAGATGTGACGGCAGGACTGGACACTGAAACGCCACCTAAACCATTTTCTGGTATGGAAGAGGTGACGTTTACGCCCGATAGTAAACATCTGGTGTATACCGCGAAAGAGCCGGGGCCGGATCAGGCCTGGATCACTAATTATGATCTGTGGCAAGTGCCCGTGACTGGGGGCAAGGCGGTCAACCTGACAGCGGATAATTTAGCGTGGGATGCCCACGCCACTTTTTCAGCCGATGGCCGATATATGGCTTATCTAGCCATGAAATGCCCAGGGTTTGAAGCCGACAGATTTGGCATTATTTTGCGTGATACTGTGACAGGACAAGAAAAGGAAGTGGCACCACTGTGGGATCGCAGTGCCCATTCGCTCCAGTTTGGCAGCGATAATCGCACCTTATATGTCACGGCGCAGGATGTGGGTCAGGTCAGCATTTTTGCCATTAATACCCAGTTTGGTGATGTAAAACCCATCTATAACGATGGTAGTAATAGCGTCATTGCGGTAACAGATGACAATATTCTGTTCAGCCATAAATCGTTAGTCGAGCCAGGTGATGTATATGCCATTGATAAAGATGGCCATAACCTAAAACGTTTGACCAATACCAACAAAGAAAAGCTAGCTGCCATTAAGTTCGGTGAATTTGAGCAATTCAGCTTTAAAGGCTGGAATAACGAGACTGTCTATGGCTACTGGCTTAAGCCTGCGAACTTTGAAGCGGGTAAAAAATATCCTTTGGCTTATTTAGTTCATGGCGGGCCTCAGGGATCATTTGGTAATGGTTTTAGCCATCGCTGGAACCCACAATTGTGGGCCGGTGCCGGTTATGGTGTGGTGATGGTGGATTTCCATGGCTCGACCGGTTACGGCCAAGCATTTACCGATTCGATTACTCAGGACTGGGGCGGTAAACCACTGGAAGATCTGCAAAAAGGGCTAGCGGCTATCGGTGAGCAGCAAAAATGGATAGATGTGAATAATGCCTGTGCCTTAGGCGGCTCCTATGGCGGCTATATGATGAACTGGATCCAGGGCAATTGGCCCGATGGCTTTAAGTGTCTGGTTAATCATGCCGGTCTGTTTGATATGCGTTCTATGTATTATGTAACGGAAGAGCTGTGGTTCCCCGAGTTTGAATTTGGTGGCCAGTATAAAGACAACAAAGCGCTTTATGAAAAATTCAATCCGGTTAATTACGTGGAAAATTGGCAGACGCCTATGTTGGTGATCCATGGAGAGAAAGACTTCCGGGTACCTTATGGGCAGGGATTAGCCGCTTTTACCTATATGCAGCGCAATAATATCCCCAGTAAGTTATTGATGTATCCGATGGAAAATCACTGGATCTTAACCGGTGATAACTTA
- a CDS encoding fumarate hydratase: MSEPSPYPVIKQADFIDSVADALQYISYYHPKDFIEAMTEAYDKELNPAAKDAMAQILINSRLSAEGRRPLCQDTGIVTCFVKLGMDVRWDTSALTVQQLVDEGVRRAYTNVDNPLRASIVADPAGGRKNTKDNTPAVVHVEMVPGAQIDVAIAAKGGGSENKSKMAMLNPSDDIAAWVEKTLPTMGAGWCPPGMLGIGIGGTAEKAAVMAKESLMDPIDIHKLKAKGAQSTEDQLRLDIFQRCNKLGIGAQGLGGLTTVLDIKIKSAPTHAASKPVVMIPNCAATRHVHFHLDGSGPAKLVPPSLEDWPEITWELGDNVKRVNLDTVSRDEVQSWQSGDTLLLSGKMLTGRDAAHKRIQSLIESGEGLPDGVDFSGKFIYYVGPVDPVGDEVVGPAGPTTATRMDKFTDLMLEQTGLMGMIGKAERGPATVASIKQHKAVYLMAVGGAAYLVSKAIKQARVVAFDDLGMEAIYEFDVKDMPVTVAVDSKGVNAHETGPAEWKIKLTAAD, translated from the coding sequence ATGTCTGAACCTTCCCCTTATCCGGTGATCAAGCAGGCTGATTTTATTGACAGCGTTGCCGATGCACTGCAGTACATCTCTTATTACCACCCAAAAGATTTTATCGAGGCCATGACTGAGGCCTATGACAAAGAGCTTAATCCTGCCGCCAAAGATGCGATGGCGCAGATATTGATAAATTCCCGCTTATCTGCTGAAGGGCGTCGCCCTTTGTGTCAGGACACAGGTATTGTCACCTGTTTTGTCAAATTGGGAATGGATGTTCGTTGGGATACTTCAGCGCTGACGGTGCAGCAGTTAGTGGACGAAGGTGTGCGCCGGGCTTATACCAATGTCGATAATCCACTTCGCGCCTCCATTGTTGCCGACCCAGCTGGTGGCAGAAAAAATACCAAGGACAATACGCCCGCCGTTGTGCATGTGGAAATGGTTCCTGGCGCGCAAATTGACGTGGCGATAGCAGCTAAAGGTGGTGGCTCAGAAAATAAGAGCAAGATGGCTATGCTTAACCCTTCTGATGATATTGCTGCTTGGGTGGAGAAAACCTTGCCGACCATGGGTGCGGGCTGGTGTCCGCCTGGTATGTTAGGGATTGGTATTGGTGGCACAGCTGAAAAAGCGGCAGTGATGGCGAAAGAATCCCTGATGGATCCTATCGATATCCATAAATTAAAGGCTAAAGGTGCCCAAAGTACTGAAGATCAGCTGCGGCTGGATATATTTCAGCGTTGTAATAAGTTGGGCATTGGTGCTCAGGGGTTAGGCGGTCTAACCACTGTATTGGATATTAAAATTAAGTCAGCACCAACCCATGCGGCCTCAAAGCCCGTGGTGATGATCCCCAATTGTGCTGCTACCCGGCATGTGCACTTTCATTTAGATGGTAGCGGGCCGGCTAAGTTGGTGCCGCCATCATTAGAGGATTGGCCGGAAATCACTTGGGAGCTGGGCGATAACGTTAAGCGGGTCAATTTAGATACCGTGAGCCGGGATGAAGTACAAAGCTGGCAAAGTGGTGACACACTGCTGTTGTCAGGCAAGATGCTTACCGGGCGAGATGCTGCCCATAAACGCATTCAGTCCTTGATTGAAAGTGGCGAAGGGCTGCCTGATGGGGTGGATTTTTCCGGTAAGTTTATCTATTACGTTGGGCCGGTTGATCCGGTTGGTGATGAAGTGGTTGGGCCGGCAGGGCCGACTACAGCAACCCGAATGGATAAGTTCACCGATCTGATGCTGGAGCAAACCGGGCTGATGGGCATGATTGGTAAAGCTGAGCGTGGCCCGGCAACGGTTGCTTCTATCAAGCAGCATAAAGCGGTGTACTTGATGGCGGTGGGTGGAGCGGCTTACCTAGTATCGAAGGCCATTAAACAGGCGCGAGTGGTCGCCTTTGATGATTTAGGTATGGAAGCCATTTACGAGTTTGACGTAAAAGATATGCCAGTCACTGTTGCGGTAGACAGCAAGGGGGTTAACGCCCATGAAACTGGCCCTGCGGAGTGGAAAATCAAACTTACCGCAGCTGACTGA
- the pabB gene encoding aminodeoxychorismate synthase component I: protein MNSKASYTPASCRLAWPLSTEAVFHCFAATPWSILLDSANADHPDARFDIICAEPIATLTHQHGCNILNYCQPTNDPATATIKHRATLPADPFCAIEQVMQQLYPNPTTSSLPFSGGAMGAWGYDLGRAIESLPTTAVADLTLPDLNLGFYDWALIFDNKENAWQLVHARGEQALKSQRCKLEQQLAHLLSKTDSTSQATDSHKRNNKPTEIPAETESNDFRLNGPWQPQLTQAQYTAKFDTIQAYLHSGDCYQINLTQRFTAPYHGDEWQAYCQLRNSNKAPFSAFMRLPQQSILSISPERFIRLADGEIETKPIKGTLPRYSDLQLDQQAAQRLANSEKDQAENLMIVDLLRNDLGKVATPGSVRVPKLFAIESFPAVHHLVSTVTATLRPDCHATDLLRGAFPGGSITGAPKIRAMEIIEELEPSRRNLYCGTMGYISQDGKMDTSITIRTLVAEQGQLFCWAGGGIVADSTAEAEYQETFDKISRILPVLG from the coding sequence ATGAATTCAAAGGCGTCTTATACGCCCGCCAGCTGCCGTCTAGCCTGGCCTCTTTCCACCGAAGCTGTATTTCACTGTTTTGCTGCAACCCCTTGGTCTATCTTGCTTGACAGCGCAAACGCTGATCATCCAGATGCCCGTTTTGATATTATTTGCGCCGAACCAATTGCCACCCTGACACATCAACATGGGTGTAACATACTGAATTATTGCCAGCCTACAAACGATCCCGCTACAGCGACAATAAAACACCGAGCAACACTGCCAGCAGACCCTTTTTGTGCCATCGAGCAAGTGATGCAGCAGCTTTATCCCAATCCCACCACCAGTTCACTGCCCTTCTCTGGCGGTGCCATGGGGGCTTGGGGGTATGATTTAGGCCGAGCGATCGAGTCCCTGCCCACCACAGCGGTCGCGGACTTAACTCTGCCGGATTTAAATCTGGGATTTTATGACTGGGCACTTATCTTTGATAATAAGGAAAATGCTTGGCAACTGGTTCATGCCAGAGGCGAGCAGGCACTCAAGTCCCAACGGTGTAAATTAGAGCAACAACTTGCGCATCTATTGTCTAAGACGGATTCAACAAGCCAAGCTACAGACAGCCACAAGAGAAATAACAAACCGACTGAGATTCCGGCAGAAACCGAATCAAACGACTTTCGTCTTAACGGCCCTTGGCAACCTCAATTGACCCAAGCGCAATACACAGCAAAATTTGATACGATTCAGGCTTATCTGCACAGTGGCGATTGTTATCAAATCAATCTGACCCAAAGATTTACCGCCCCGTACCATGGCGATGAGTGGCAGGCTTATTGTCAATTACGCAATAGCAATAAAGCCCCTTTCTCCGCTTTTATGCGTCTACCACAGCAAAGTATTTTATCCATTTCACCTGAGCGCTTTATCCGCTTAGCTGACGGTGAAATTGAAACCAAGCCCATCAAGGGCACCTTGCCACGCTATAGTGATCTGCAATTAGACCAACAGGCAGCCCAGAGACTGGCTAATTCAGAAAAAGATCAGGCCGAAAACTTAATGATTGTGGATCTGCTGCGCAATGATCTGGGCAAAGTAGCAACCCCAGGCAGTGTGCGGGTACCCAAATTATTCGCCATTGAAAGCTTTCCGGCAGTGCACCATTTGGTCAGCACGGTCACCGCTACCCTGCGACCTGATTGTCACGCCACCGATCTACTTCGCGGCGCATTTCCTGGCGGTTCGATCACCGGCGCACCGAAAATCCGTGCCATGGAAATTATTGAGGAGCTAGAGCCATCAAGGCGCAACCTGTACTGTGGTACTATGGGCTATATCAGTCAGGATGGCAAAATGGATACCAGCATAACAATCCGCACCTTAGTTGCCGAGCAAGGGCAGTTATTTTGTTGGGCGGGCGGTGGTATTGTTGCTGACTCTACCGCAGAGGCAGAATATCAGGAGACCTTTGATAAAATCAGTCGCATCCTGCCAGTGCTGGGATAA
- a CDS encoding CoA pyrophosphatase: MQAEEFKTRFMLQQIQQPHRFPANGRERQAGVLLALQPTDAGLSVLLTQRTAHLAAHPNQISFPGGKFDQTDANLTVTALREAWEEICLPKQQVDVLGQLPAINTLTGFIITPVVGLIPATFRPQAAPGEVAQCLHVPFNFLLQPQHRLFQSFSRRGHQRNICFIPWQDRLIWGATAAIIDSLCRQLS; this comes from the coding sequence ATGCAAGCCGAGGAATTCAAAACCCGCTTTATGCTGCAACAAATTCAGCAACCCCACCGTTTCCCGGCCAATGGCCGTGAGCGGCAAGCCGGCGTATTACTGGCGCTGCAGCCAACCGATGCGGGCCTCTCTGTGCTATTAACCCAACGTACCGCGCATTTGGCCGCACATCCAAACCAAATCAGCTTTCCCGGTGGTAAATTTGACCAAACCGATGCCAACTTAACCGTCACCGCATTACGCGAAGCTTGGGAGGAGATCTGTCTGCCCAAACAGCAAGTCGATGTGCTAGGACAACTGCCCGCCATCAATACACTGACAGGCTTTATTATCACTCCGGTAGTGGGACTTATCCCCGCAACATTTCGGCCCCAAGCAGCACCTGGGGAAGTTGCCCAATGTCTGCATGTGCCATTTAATTTTCTATTGCAGCCCCAACACAGATTATTCCAGTCATTCAGCCGGCGGGGACACCAACGCAATATCTGCTTTATTCCTTGGCAAGACCGACTTATCTGGGGTGCTACAGCAGCGATTATCGATTCTCTCTGTCGGCAATTAAGCTAA
- the asnS gene encoding asparagine--tRNA ligase: protein MSIASVASVFKGDFAVGSQITVRGWVRTRRDSKAGISFLAIYDGSCFDAIQGVVPNNLENYQNEVLKLTAGCSVEMTGEVVESPGAGQAFELQVTDVKVTGWVDDPDTYPMAAKRHSIEHLRELAHLRPRTNIIGAVARVRNCLAQAIHRFYHEQGFIWVSTPLITASDCEGAGEMFRVSTLDMENLPRTEAGKVDYDKDFFGKEAFLTVSGQLNAETYACALSKVYTFGPTFRAENSNTSRHLAEFWMVEPEVAFAQLDDVAELAEKMLKYAFNAVLEERRDDMEFFAQRVDKTVIERMENFVSSDFAQVDYTDAVEILQNCGKTFEFPVEWGIDLQSEHERYLAEEHFKAPVVVKNYPKDIKAFYMRLNEDGKTVAAMDVLAPGIGEIIGGSQREERLDVLDARLEEMNLSKEDYWWYRDLRRYGTVPHSGFGLGFERLVSYVTGVNNIRDVIAFPRAPRSASF, encoded by the coding sequence ATGAGCATTGCATCTGTCGCTTCTGTATTTAAAGGTGATTTTGCGGTTGGTTCGCAAATTACCGTTCGCGGTTGGGTCCGTACCCGCCGTGATTCCAAGGCCGGAATTTCTTTCCTGGCCATCTATGACGGTTCCTGTTTTGATGCCATTCAGGGTGTAGTACCCAATAACCTGGAAAATTATCAGAACGAAGTGCTCAAGCTGACTGCCGGCTGCTCCGTTGAAATGACAGGTGAAGTGGTGGAATCACCTGGTGCCGGTCAGGCTTTTGAACTCCAGGTTACCGACGTGAAAGTCACAGGTTGGGTTGATGATCCAGATACCTATCCAATGGCCGCTAAGCGCCATTCCATCGAGCACCTGCGTGAACTGGCTCACCTGCGTCCACGTACCAATATTATCGGTGCTGTTGCCCGTGTACGTAACTGTCTGGCACAAGCCATCCATCGTTTCTATCACGAGCAGGGATTTATCTGGGTATCTACCCCACTGATCACTGCGTCTGACTGTGAAGGTGCCGGTGAGATGTTCCGCGTATCCACTCTGGATATGGAAAACCTGCCACGCACTGAAGCCGGTAAAGTTGACTATGACAAAGACTTTTTCGGTAAAGAAGCCTTCCTGACAGTTTCTGGCCAGTTAAACGCTGAAACCTATGCCTGTGCGCTGTCTAAGGTTTATACCTTTGGCCCGACTTTCCGCGCTGAAAACTCCAATACCAGCCGTCACCTGGCTGAATTCTGGATGGTTGAGCCAGAAGTGGCTTTCGCCCAGTTGGATGATGTTGCTGAACTGGCTGAAAAAATGCTGAAATACGCATTCAATGCCGTACTGGAAGAACGCCGTGATGATATGGAATTCTTCGCCCAACGCGTTGATAAAACCGTTATCGAGCGGATGGAAAACTTCGTCAGCAGCGATTTTGCCCAAGTGGATTACACTGATGCCGTTGAAATTCTGCAAAACTGTGGCAAAACCTTCGAGTTCCCAGTTGAATGGGGTATCGATCTGCAGTCTGAACATGAACGCTATCTGGCCGAAGAACACTTCAAAGCCCCTGTGGTTGTGAAGAACTATCCTAAAGATATTAAAGCCTTCTACATGCGTCTAAACGAAGACGGTAAGACTGTTGCCGCAATGGATGTATTGGCACCTGGTATTGGTGAAATCATCGGTGGCAGCCAGCGTGAAGAGCGCCTGGATGTACTGGATGCCCGTCTGGAAGAAATGAATCTGTCCAAAGAAGATTACTGGTGGTACCGTGACCTGCGCCGTTATGGCACCGTACCTCACTCAGGTTTCGGTCTGGGCTTCGAGCGTCTGGTATCTTACGTGACTGGTGTAAACAACATCCGTGATGTTATCGCCTTCCCACGTGCACCACGCAGCGCCAGTTTCTAA
- a CDS encoding DTW domain-containing protein, which produces MPTFILLTHERELTRESNSGRIAKTRLGQHCQQVVWQRKAPDPALLALIAQQQVGLLFPAENSTALPVVDLAELNLSGELGDVSNGTLQQENFTQHLTQHLAKPLPKYFILLDATWQEAGKMYRQSPYLQSLPSYRFTGDYVSGFTRRRNQQSEGLCTLESIAVLCALSGDVTMAGQLLVDLQYHNQKAFDC; this is translated from the coding sequence TTGCCAACGTTTATCTTATTAACCCATGAACGGGAGCTGACTCGGGAAAGCAATAGCGGCAGAATTGCTAAAACGCGACTGGGTCAGCATTGTCAGCAGGTTGTGTGGCAGCGTAAGGCGCCCGATCCAGCATTACTAGCCTTGATTGCGCAGCAGCAAGTTGGCCTGTTATTTCCCGCAGAAAACAGCACAGCGTTACCTGTTGTTGATTTAGCTGAGCTTAATTTGTCAGGAGAGCTTGGTGATGTCTCAAATGGGACTTTACAGCAGGAAAATTTCACGCAACACCTCACGCAACACTTGGCCAAGCCACTTCCTAAGTATTTTATTCTCTTGGATGCAACTTGGCAGGAAGCGGGAAAGATGTACCGACAAAGCCCTTATCTGCAATCATTGCCAAGTTACCGTTTTACCGGAGACTATGTGTCTGGCTTTACACGTCGTCGTAACCAACAGAGTGAAGGCTTATGTACTCTGGAATCAATTGCTGTTTTGTGTGCTTTGAGTGGTGATGTCACCATGGCGGGTCAATTGCTGGTGGATCTGCAATATCATAATCAAAAGGCATTTGATTGTTGA
- the def gene encoding peptide deformylase, with translation MAVLDILRIPDERLKRQAQPVEDVAAIQGFIDDMLETMYQTSDGIGLAATQVGSTHAVIVIDLSEERNSPTVVINPQIVEQDGEYEGEEGCLSVPGYYAKVKRYSRVKVVSLDREGNEQIFDTDEFLAIVLQHEIDHLKGKIFIEHLSSMKQQMALKKVRKLKD, from the coding sequence ATGGCCGTGTTAGATATTTTACGTATTCCTGATGAACGCCTGAAGCGTCAGGCTCAGCCGGTTGAAGATGTTGCTGCGATTCAGGGATTTATTGATGACATGCTGGAAACCATGTACCAGACCAGTGATGGTATCGGTTTGGCTGCCACCCAGGTGGGCAGTACCCACGCTGTGATAGTGATCGATCTGTCTGAAGAGCGCAACTCACCAACTGTGGTGATTAATCCACAAATTGTTGAGCAAGACGGTGAATATGAAGGCGAAGAAGGCTGTTTATCTGTACCTGGCTATTATGCCAAGGTGAAGCGCTACAGCCGGGTTAAAGTTGTATCTCTTGATCGGGAAGGGAATGAGCAGATTTTTGATACTGATGAATTTCTGGCGATTGTCTTGCAGCATGAGATTGACCACCTTAAGGGTAAAATCTTCATTGAACACTTGTCGTCAATGAAGCAGCAGATGGCATTGAAAAAAGTACGCAAGCTCAAGGATTGA
- a CDS encoding MGMT family protein, translated as MNTINSLTNSSQAAKIWQIVTMIPTGHVCSYGKVADLAGLPGRARYVSRALKLAPESLTLPWHRVVNSQGKISLPFGSPVYQQQISRLREEGVTVHHGRVNMTLYQWRPDIAALVLDIPF; from the coding sequence ATGAATACAATTAATTCTTTAACAAACTCGTCACAAGCAGCTAAAATCTGGCAAATTGTGACAATGATCCCAACAGGTCATGTCTGCAGCTATGGCAAAGTCGCGGATCTCGCCGGTTTACCCGGCCGAGCCAGATATGTATCTAGAGCATTGAAATTAGCGCCTGAGTCGTTGACGCTACCTTGGCACCGAGTGGTAAACAGCCAAGGCAAAATTTCCTTACCCTTTGGTTCACCAGTATATCAGCAGCAGATAAGCCGACTAAGAGAGGAAGGGGTCACAGTACATCATGGCAGAGTCAATATGACACTGTATCAATGGCGGCCGGATATCGCGGCGCTAGTGTTAGATATTCCTTTTTAG
- a CDS encoding DUF3108 domain-containing protein → MPNLYRPLLLLTSFFSPLAHAQSPLTPQTAEYQVFYGDIDLGKARYRLEPPSDSGVYSYYLDSALSLLVLSDIRHIRSEFTRDPQHPDTLLPIRYMQEREGTGPNFREQTAFARQQGNVYTRYKDKKGTFPYHPGLYDPLMVQLQFRLDISRGKTPLDYEMVKSNEIDDYQFKIVGKERVNLPSGSYNTVKIAVVRSSKKRQTFFWMSPELSYLPVRLTHFEKGDKQLDIQLLNYHYMPDRTTPSANSAASTHLSEAK, encoded by the coding sequence TTGCCCAATCTCTATCGCCCACTACTCTTGCTAACATCCTTTTTTTCCCCACTGGCACATGCACAATCACCTCTTACGCCGCAAACAGCCGAGTATCAGGTATTTTACGGTGATATTGATTTGGGCAAGGCTCGCTATCGGCTTGAGCCGCCGTCAGACAGTGGCGTATACAGTTACTACCTCGACAGTGCCCTGAGCTTGTTAGTCTTGTCCGACATTCGTCATATCCGCAGTGAATTTACCCGGGATCCGCAGCATCCTGATACTCTACTACCTATACGTTATATGCAGGAGCGTGAAGGTACTGGCCCCAATTTTCGCGAACAAACAGCCTTCGCCCGGCAGCAGGGTAATGTCTATACCCGTTATAAAGATAAAAAGGGCACGTTCCCCTATCACCCAGGGCTGTATGATCCCTTAATGGTGCAACTGCAATTTCGGCTCGATATCAGTCGAGGCAAGACCCCACTGGATTATGAGATGGTGAAAAGTAATGAAATTGATGATTATCAATTTAAAATTGTTGGGAAAGAGCGGGTTAATCTACCCAGTGGCAGTTATAACACAGTCAAAATAGCGGTCGTTCGTAGCAGTAAAAAGCGTCAAACATTTTTTTGGATGTCACCGGAGTTAAGCTATTTACCTGTCAGACTAACCCACTTTGAAAAGGGCGATAAGCAGTTAGATATCCAACTGCTCAATTACCATTACATGCCAGATAGAACCACGCCCTCTGCTAACTCAGCTGCCAGCACACACCTCTCCGAGGCGAAATAA
- a CDS encoding class II glutamine amidotransferase, translated as MCELLAMSANVPTDIVFSFTGLAERGGRTGPHVDGWGITFYEGRGCRTFKDAKPSSDSEIAKLIKAYPIKSEVVVSHIRQANRGAVSLENTHPFVRELWGRYWTYAHNGQLSGYQEKLNSSRYQPVGDTDSEMAFCWILQQLTEKFGEGRPETMTPVFEYIASLAEQIRQLGVFNMLLTDGEYLMTFCSNNLCYITRRAPFGKAKLIDTDVVIDFNQETTPDDIVTVIATRPLTDNEQWHILQPGNWRLFRLGEVCAGS; from the coding sequence ATGTGTGAGTTATTGGCGATGAGTGCCAATGTGCCAACGGATATCGTATTTAGCTTTACCGGATTGGCTGAGCGAGGAGGACGCACCGGCCCTCATGTTGATGGCTGGGGGATTACCTTTTATGAAGGACGCGGTTGTCGAACCTTTAAGGATGCCAAACCTAGCAGTGATTCCGAGATTGCTAAGTTGATCAAGGCCTACCCCATTAAGAGTGAAGTGGTCGTCAGTCATATCCGTCAGGCTAATCGTGGTGCTGTGAGTTTGGAAAATACCCATCCGTTTGTGCGGGAACTTTGGGGCAGGTATTGGACTTATGCTCACAATGGCCAGCTTAGTGGTTATCAAGAAAAATTGAATTCAAGCCGTTATCAACCTGTTGGTGACACTGACAGTGAAATGGCATTTTGTTGGATTTTGCAGCAACTCACAGAAAAGTTTGGTGAAGGTCGTCCAGAGACAATGACGCCAGTATTTGAGTATATTGCCAGTTTAGCGGAGCAAATTCGTCAGTTAGGTGTCTTTAATATGTTACTAACAGATGGAGAGTATCTGATGACGTTTTGTAGCAATAATTTATGCTACATCACCCGCCGGGCACCCTTTGGCAAAGCTAAGTTAATTGATACTGATGTCGTGATTGATTTCAATCAGGAAACCACACCCGATGATATCGTTACTGTCATTGCCACCCGGCCACTGACAGATAATGAACAGTGGCATATTTTGCAGCCAGGCAACTGGCGCTTATTTCGCCTCGGAGAGGTGTGTGCTGGCAGCTGA